The sequence below is a genomic window from Methylotuvimicrobium sp. KM2.
TTGTCAAGCCCTAATTTCCTCTTCCCTCTTCCCTCTTCCCTCTTCCCTCTTCCCTCTTCCCTCTTCCCTCTTCCCTCTTTCCTCTTCCCTCTTCCCTCTTCCCTCTTCCCTCTTCCCTCTTTCCTCTTCCCTCTTTCCTCTTCCCTCTTTCCTCTTCCCTCTTTCCTCTTTCTTCTTTCCTCTTTCCTCTTTCACCTTTCACCTTTCACCTTTCACCTTTCACCTTTCACCTTACCCATCATCTCCAAAGCCGCCTGATATAGCACCTTCTTCTTGGCCCCGGTAATTTCAGAGGCTAAAGCCGCGGCCGTCTTAACAGAACACTCGTTTAAAAGAATCTTTAATACCGATAAATGCTCGGCACTCAATTCTTGATTATTTTTGTCAATGACAGCGCCTTCGACAATCACGACGAATTCGCCTTTGCGCATGTTTTCGTCGCTTTCGACTAATTCCAGCATCTCATCCAAACGCCGCTTGACGATTGTTTCGTGTAATTTTGTGATTTCCCTCGCGATTACCAGCTGCCTGTCGGCCGGCAATATTTCCGACATATCCGTCAATGCCTCTAAAATTCGATGACTGGACTCATAGAAAACCCATGTCGATTCGCAATTCAACCGCTCCTTAAAAAATTTTTTACGTGCTGACGATGTCCGAGGTAAGAAACCTTCGAAAATAAAACGGCTCACAGGCAAACCTGCAGCAGACAAGGCGGCAATTAAAGCGCAAGCACCCGGAATCGGCGAAACCTCGATTCCGGCATCTTTGGCCATGCGCACCAAAGGCATGCCGGGATCGCTCAACAGTGGTGTACCGGCATCCGAGACCAACGCGATATTGAGTCCTCCACGAATTTTATCGAGCAACCCGGCTGAAGCTGTTTCTTCGTTGTGCTGATGCAATGAGACTAAACGGTTGGCAATAGCGTAATGCTGCAATAGCATTCTGACATGCCGAGTATCTTCAGCGGCAATCAAATCGACTTCCTTTAGCACATCGACAGCCCGGAAACTTAAATCCGCTAAATTACCTATCGGCGTGGCAACCACGTATAATTTGCCGCATTGATTAGACATTGGATTCTCTCATCTGATTAAACCGAACTATTTTAAAGGTATACCCTTCTATGAGTCGCCATTTTCATTCGCCATTCTTGCTACTTTGCACTTTTCTCGCAGGGTGCATGCCTCCTCAAGACCGTCAACCGGCTTTCCCGGCAGACGCTCAAACGGCTAAAGCCTTCATGGACCAAGGCCAACCCGCCAAAGCCGCGCAACTTTATCGACGCATCGCCGACGAGCAATCCGAGTTTCAAGACCAATTACGCTTGTTTACGATCGAATCGTTAATCCAATCCGGCGATAGCGATACGGCTAAAAACTATGCCGACGCAATCAACCCGAATAATCTTACGTTGTTGCAACGCAACCAGCTTAATCTCTATTATGCGCAAATCGACCTCAGCTTCGGCAATG
It includes:
- the rsmI gene encoding 16S rRNA (cytidine(1402)-2'-O)-methyltransferase; the encoded protein is MSNQCGKLYVVATPIGNLADLSFRAVDVLKEVDLIAAEDTRHVRMLLQHYAIANRLVSLHQHNEETASAGLLDKIRGGLNIALVSDAGTPLLSDPGMPLVRMAKDAGIEVSPIPGACALIAALSAAGLPVSRFIFEGFLPRTSSARKKFFKERLNCESTWVFYESSHRILEALTDMSEILPADRQLVIAREITKLHETIVKRRLDEMLELVESDENMRKGEFVVIVEGAVIDKNNQELSAEHLSVLKILLNECSVKTAAALASEITGAKKKVLYQAALEMMGKVKGER